In Drosophila subpulchrella strain 33 F10 #4 breed RU33 chromosome X, RU_Dsub_v1.1 Primary Assembly, whole genome shotgun sequence, the DNA window CGATTCTGAACTGAAATACCGAACTGAAATACTGAAACTAACTAAACGCCAAAAACTGAACGACGCCGAAAGCAAACGAGGCTAAAGCAGCTGAGAAAAGCCAAGAGCGAAAGAGCGGGAGCGGAGAGAGCgctggagagagagagagggggcGTTCCGAAAAGAGATTTGTGTTCCAAATCTCCAGAGTTGTCAAGTCATAtcttctaaatatttaaaagtatatAAGTAAATTGCTCCTactcttaaatttaatatatttttatgtgcaaaaatgtatttgaatattaaaaaagatCTATTTTAAAAGTTCCTAGAAATTACTTATACGACACGTATGCCAGTTTGAATTTAGCataaaaagtatttcaaaaaatcatattttccGTTTCTAAATTAATAAATTCTGTTGGAATAATTGTTAAATGTTAGTTTAAAATGTACGCCACCTAGATTAACATAAACTTTTCATTTAAGGCAACAGTACGTATGAGTGATAAACTTTGCACAGACCCTTAAACTCAATTATCTCAACAAATTGCTTAATCTTCATATTTTCCTAGACACCTTTTGAAGTTATTTCAATTGAAGAATGTAAAGAAAGTGCccaaataaatatgtatatatgtacattaaatttaaaataaatagggaTGCAATGACTATGGCTATTTGGAGTTTTCGTTTTGACCGATCCTTAGATGTtgtggtatatttttaatatatgtatctacccaattatatattttactaaaTGTTAggttatttaaaataaatcttacGATTTGCGGAACACCCCATCTTTCAAATTGTGCGCAACAAAAGCGCGCGAGAAACGCCAGCGAAATGCTTTCTCTCAGTTGAGGGGACGCAGATGCCGAGGCTGAAAACGGGGGTTCCGTAAATTGGATTTATGCATATCGGCCAATGAATAATACAAGTGTAATTCCTGCAAGAAACTTGGAGGTCCCCGCGAAATGCCAACGTCCCGGCGTCCTTGTGCGCTCTCTTTTCGGGAGAAAGGCGATGGGAGAAAGTAAGCTGCAAGCTTTGCAAAATGGCATAAGAAAACGCAGGGAGAGGGAAGATGGCAGGCGGGAGCGAGAAAGCATTTCCCTCTTTTCTAGGTGTACGGTTTGGCGATAAGCTTTAGCTATCTATTACGACGTATTCCGTTCCGCCAGAGCCAAAGCAAACATGTCACGACATGCTCAAACAAAAGACGCCATCTCTTGACATTCCGCTCCTGTCACTCCATCTCCCTATCTCCCcttctcttttttttaaatcgtaCTCACTGCCTTTCCTAGTTCATCGCTTGTCTATTACATGCGATGAAGTTCAACTTTGACATTAACACGGCGCATGCCCCAAAAATAGAGAAACAATTGAGTTTGCACAGGTTGGCGAGCGATTTTAAAATGCTAACGGTAAACTAGTGCAATATTTAGTTGACTGCACTTCAAGTGGACACCGACACTAGTTGACTCACTCCCACTTCAACCCACTACACTTATAAGTGTGTATATCCTTCTCTTTTTACCACTTAGAGCATCAggagttattttttaaaaggtcAAACTTTTTTGATCTTTGTACAGGATACTTGAATGTTATTATTTGTGATTGCAGAACGGGAACCCGTAtctgcacttccagattccataacttgagatattggatcccgatttagacgtgggatacctctatcaGTTTGTGTTTAAGTTCTCTagtaatctacattcaaatattttgtttcaaagagagtcaaaattttgacccaATTTCATGATCGATTTTTGGTTTGGATATATGTACCAATGGCTTGCAGAATGGTGACCTAAAACTGCACTTcaagattccataacttgagttattggactccgattttgaagtgggatacctctatgaatttgtggttgagcTCGCTAATAATttacattgaaatattttgacccattttcatgttagatTTTTCCCTGTTTCCAAAGGTTTTCAGAATGGTGACCCAAAACTGAACTTCAAggttccataacttgagttattggactccgattttgaagtgggatacctctatgaattcgtggttgaattctttaataatctacattcaaatattacGTTTTAAAGAGGGtgaaaattttaacccattttcatgttcgaatTTTCCGTATTCCCAGTGGTTTTCAGAATGgtgacccaaaactgcacttctttattccataacttgagttattggactccgattttgaagtgggatatctctatgaatttgtggttgaattctctaataatatacattcaaatattacattttaaagaGGGTCAAAATTGTAACCCATTTTCAAGTTCCATTTTTCCGTAATAGGTAACTCCAAAggtaaaaaacttgttattcgAAAATTTGcagcttttatttttatggaattttttaggtttttttctttttttcggtTGCTTAATGGATTTTTCAAACTAGCCTACGAGTTGCGGGTTCTCTGAGTATCAGATAGTGCGTGGCGATCGAACCGCATGGTATGCATGGGTAAGACCCTAGTTCTGGGCCTGGTGGACGCCGTGGTAGGCGGTCTGCTTGTGGGCGGGGCTGCGCTGGCCGAAGGGGCTCTTGGGGTTGACCTCCAGGATGTAGTCGCCGCGCAGATCAAAGTCGGTCTGCAGACCCATGTAGGCGCGCTTGCCGAAGCCATCCTGCTCCTTGTACTGCTTCAGGGAGTTGGCCGGAACGGCGGGGAAGTTGCGCTCGCTGCCGGGACGCACGGACTCGGCAAAGTAGCGGGTGGCACGGGCCACCGCCTCGATCACATTCTCGGCGCCGGGAACACCGACGGAGGGTCCATTGGGATAGAAGTCCACATCACCGGTACGGATGGGGGTGCCCATGGCGTAGGTGGAGGTGTGGATGGCATCAACGAAGTCGGCATCGCCGCGGGACAGACCGCCGAGGGTCTGGGGACGCTTGGACAGCACCTTGGCGGGATCCAGACCGGTGATGCGGCGCAGCTTGTGTCCGGTTTGGGCGGTGAACTTGTTGCCGGCAGCTCCAGCCACATGGGCGCTGATTCCCTGGCCGATCAGGTGGATGATCTCCTGGGCCACTCCCTTGTTGGTCAGCTCGATGAGGGTCTGGCCGATCATGGCGCCGGTGTTCTGCACATCCAGCATCGCGTAGCGCTTGAAGTTGGTCAGGGTGGAGCCGAGGTCGATGATCTGTAAGGGAGATTAATCAAATATTATAGTAAGTTATAATAGAAAATTGTatactgtgtgtgtgttggcagAGCGGCGGCAGAGAAAATGGTTAGCCCTTGGGCTGCTCTGCTTCTGCTGGCTACCATTATGCTAGGTCTGCCGCAACACGTACAGTGTTAAACAGTATACCATTACTTATGATCAGAAAGTATGTTTTTCTTTAAAAGGGGGTCCTTAAACCGAAATCCGATTGGGTTTCAGATTATCTGttataaaaaatctaaaaatattgaaaagaGGACTGAAATCACTAGCAACAGGTTGCTGAGGATAGACGGGGATTTTTTAAGACTGTATAATATGTTCCATGCAAAAAATTTTGGAAACGCCGCAAACTAATGATGATAAGGGTAATAGCTTTTTCCTCAAAAAGGAGGTTTTCAAATTGATATACATTGGATTTCAGACTAAATATATATctgttatatgaaataaaaaaaataaaatgaagacTGAGATTACTAGCAAATAGTAGCTTGTGATAGAAATGTGAATTTTTTATAAGACGGAAATTTTAAAGTTCCTAAAATAAGTGTTATGAACAATATGTCAGGAATGCCACAGAAATCTCCAGAGCTTTGAAACCTCCAAAAATTACTGATTAATGATCATAGGGGAGAATTaatctttctttaaaaaagGTCATATTATAAGTAAACCGCTCTACTCACGATCAAATCGCCGCTGGCGGTCTTGGCGGATTTCCACTGGTCGGCGGTCTCCTCGCTGCTGGTGTAGTCGTAGTCGCTGCTcttcagctgctgctgctgctcctgggcgttcttctgctgctgctggaggtTGTACCTCTGGACGTAGGCCTGGACCAGCTTGCGCATGGCCTTCTTCTGGGCGGGGCTGTTCTGGGGCAGGCCGGTCAGGACGATGGTGACCTCATCCTCGCCGAAACCGGGTTGGGCCTTGGCGGTCTCCACGTAGTTGTTCAGCTTGCAGTCGACCTTCTGGCCGTTGGGCTTGACGATCCACACGGGCACGTTGCTGGGGCTGGGCACAAAGCTGGGGGTCAGATCGTTCTTGATCTGGCCAACGTGGTCTGGGAATTCGAAAGAAATTCAAATGTAATTAGAAAACATCTATATATTTGAAACCATAAAAAAGAAGAATATATTTTAGAGCCAAAAACTTttcgtagcatacttttatacACCTTTTTAACCATTAGAGCTTTGAATCCACTGTAAACATATGTAATTTAAAACATATGGAGATTTGaaacctcaaaaaaaaattctcaaaaaattcatattttaaGTGAAAGAATTTttcgtagcatacttttagacaccttttaaCCATTAAAGCTGCGAAACCACtgtattaaacattttaaacatacatatgtattttaaaacttctagagatttgaaaaaattacaaaaaaagtGATATTTTAAGTGGAAGAATTTttcgtagcatacttttagacactttttTAAACCATGAGTGGCTTAAAACCACTTGTAACCCCTGTGATTTTTTCCCTTTCTTTCTACTCACAGATCTGCTCCATCAGATGGGCTCCCTGCTCCAGGGGCTGGTTCTCCAGACGCTCCCAGGTGATGTCGTTGAGGGAGGGAACGCTCTCCAATTCGGAGGCGGTCAGCCACTTGGTGGGCTTCAGCTGCGAGTTGGAGCCATCCTTGGAGGCATGGGCCGCCACCAGGAGGCAAGTGGCCAGCAGGCACAGGCGCAGACTCATCATTGTCGGGGCAACCGGAATTCGATCAGATCAGGCCAAACGTTGAACGACGTTTGATGACTACTTCCAGACCGTCCCGTGGCTTATATAGCTCCCATTCCCCATAGCTGTGCGAACCATTTTCTGCTGACCAAGAGAAGTCAGTCAAGTCTAGTTTTTTTCCACCCGGAATTTAAGTGCAAGTCAAGGGAAATTTGCTAAAACCGATTTATTTCGCATGTGTTTGCCAACAGTTCTGTTATCACTGAAAGGTTTTTGAACCTCTCTACACACTagcaaaaaaatttgtaaagaTAGTTCATTCATAAATTGTCAAATTGATATGCAATCCATTGCTTACAAACTCTATATCGTAGtagttaaaatatatatcatcaTCATATATtacctttttttatattttcaatacaAACTTGggtcaattaaaattttttactcTGCACACAGTTTGTAATCTAGCCTGATTGATTAAGTCACTTGTGCAGATCCCTTGATTAGACTTGAACTGGCAACAAACTTGCAACACCTGCGTCAAATGAGAGACGTAACCCGGCATTGACCTCCAGCGAGATTGGAACCCAGCCAAATTCTATTCAATGGCCAGCCAGCTGAATAGAGATGTGCATATTAAAATTGCATGCAATTGCTACTGCAATTTTGTATACAAGTATAGAAAATTTGATGGCATAATAAATCTTACAGCCAAAATCAGGTTGGTTTTTATGATGTTGGACGTTAACTATAAATATACTTTTGGAAAGGTAAATATAATAAGTTTGTGTTTAGCTCAACAAAAATGCTTCAGCTGAAGCTGCATAAAAAAGGCATATTAAATGTTTACCATAGGTGAGatttataaagaaaaaagggaaataaataaattaagtaaACAGAAAGTTACAAAAAATACTAATTGGGACAGTTTTACACTTAATTTACAATCTTTTACGTCGTAACCCAGTTGAAAAAACCTCTACACACATTTAACGTTTTCATTtgtcataaaaaatacatttattcctAAAAGTTGCAGCCAAAAGAACAGTTTATGTAACCCGCTTATTGATGTTCGTGTAGCCAATGCCGACACAAGCCATAAGGACCTTCTGGGCACCTCGCACATCCCCCGCTTCGTCCTCATCCTCCGCCTCGGGATTCTCTAACTTAAAGGTGATTGAGAAGAAGTCGCGCAGGTGTTGCAGAAAGTAAACCGTGTAAGTTGAAAGAGCACCTAAATATGGATAAATAAAATCCAAATTAGCTGATGATGTTGAATAGTTTTGTTCTTAAGTCCATACCCGTGAGGAATTTGGAGACGTGCTTTTGTCCCAGGGCTATGTAGAGTGCTGCCAGCCATTGGTAGCTGGAATCCACGCAGCCACCGCGATAAATCTCGTCCAGCAGACGCATGGCCACCTCCTTGCCCAGATCCTCGGGTATAGAAGGTGTGTCCTTTGGGAATAAATGAAATGGTTATGATTTTGCTACATTAGTTTCCATAAAAGGCTGTTGGGAAACTGCCGAAACTCACCGACTCCTCCCTTGTGTTCGAGCTGCAATCGGCGGCGAAGCACACGCCGTCCGTGGTCTCCGCAATCAGGCAGATGCCGTATCCCGGTGAATTACCCGACATCTTGCCCTTGTTCTGATCCGTGTAGATATAGACGTCCGGCAGGAATTTGAGCATACAACCCTTGGCAGCCTCCACGGTGCGGTTGGCCAGGGCGGGCGAGACTTTGCAGGCATAAACGGTGCCCCGTATGCGTTTGACCATGCCCTGCGATTGGAACTGGATGGCTCGCAGGCTCTTGCGCACCGGACAGCGAAACAAGATCTCGCCGCCGCCCAGGGGAGCGACTCCCCGGCGAATGACCTTCAGTTCCAGGCCCTCGTCGACCAGAAGGAATCGTTTGAGCAGCGACAAGGCGGCACCCTTGATGTGGTCCACCGATGGCGAATCCTTGCTGTTGGTCACGCCGCGCAGGGTGCAGTTAAGCGAATTCTTGCAGAACGGACCCAGAGCAATCAGGGCATCCAAGTAATAGCCAATACCACGCTGCACACAGCAATCATGATGAATCTGTCCGCCGTGCAGTAATCCCGGCGTGAACATGACACTCGTGCCGGCGGGATTCAACTCGATCTTGGTGCCGTTGGTCATCTTGTCCAGCAGCCGGATCAAATTTATCTCGTATTCCCGCATACCGGGCTGCATCTCGTCCTCCGAACGGATTAGGGTGATCTTCACCGGTTTGCCGGACAGGCAGGAGAGGATTAGCCGCTGCTTGAGGAAGTTGCTGCCGCGGTAAATCAGGCAATTGCCCTCCTGGGCAACGGGCGGCATCTTGGAGTTGCTAAATGCTccaaatatttagaaaattaCACAAAAACCTCGCTGCACGTGTAAACAACGGCAATCGGCGGGCTATCGCTTATCGATATGCGAAAACTATCTGGCAACGCCGTATAGGGCTGTCGAGTGCTGCGAAATtgtaaaataccaaaaaagtTGGTATAATTGGTATATAGATTAGTTACTAAATGACCCTGACAATCTTGGTTATTCCAAGCGCCACAATTTAGTTTCCAAATAGCGTTGGATCGGAAAAGATTTTCTTAAAGAATCAACAACGATATAAGTGGTGAAAATGGTTGAAGACAAAGCCTATTATGCTGTGAGCGGTCCCAATTTCGAGGAGTACATCGTGTGCCCGTACGATAGCGTTCATCGTATACTACCGCTCCGTTTGACCTATCACTTGGTCCGATGCGCCAAGAACTATCCATCCTCCAAGATGGTTCGCTGCCCCTTTAATACAACCCATATGCACTCGGTGGCCAACATGCAGGTGGGTCTGGGTCGTCAAAACAAGGGTAATACTTATGTATTATATTAACTTGCCCCGATTTGCAGAAACATGTCTTGGAGTGCCCCAATCGATCGACTCTCGAGCGCTACAAGATGCCGGATGTGTTGCCCCCAGTGGAGCCACGAGCCTGTGAGTTCACGCTTGAATCCACCGAGGATTGGGACGCCGAACCGCCAGTCAAGACCTATAACCCCAGGAAGTATTGCGAGCGGGAACTCATCATCCGTAATCCCCAAGGAAAACAGCCGGCCGCTCGTCGCGAATTCCGCGAACGCGAACGCAGGCGATTCTTGgaaaaaaataagttttagAACCCAATACATTCGATTAACAcgtatttctatatatttaaCCCCCTAACATGTAGCCATCGGTTTAAGTTTTTCATATGTAATTTGATACATTTCCAGGAAGGAGTGCCGATTCGtcggttttttctttttcgctTTGGTCAGCGAATTTTTCAATTATCATTTTTTTCTTGTAGAACCGCTATATCAAGAATTCCAAGAAACGGTACAAAACACATATTTTTCATAACAATTAAGCTTAGCACAAGTATAGATCACATATTAAAGTATTGGTTAAAAGTCAACATTGTGAAACGGTATATCAGAAAATGCTtagattttaatttagtttttcttACTTCCATTGTTTGCCTTTGCTGTTACTTGGAAAGGAACCGCTATATCGCGGTGTTGCCACTCTGTTGTGCGATAGTTTTTTGccttataatttttactaGAAACAGAAATATAAAGGAAAGTTTAGATTAATTTCACTTACAATTGCGCCACACAGATTAGaactattaaaataaatgttaattCAAATTAATTACACTTCAAATTGCGTTACACACATCATAACTATTAAGAGaaatgttaattaaaatgaattacaTTAACAATTGCGTTACACAAATTAGAACTATTAAACAATTGTTTTCAAATTCATTTGAACTTAAAATGTAATGTAGAACTTTCGAATCGATGACCATTGCAGCAGCTAATACTCTACATTTCATTTGTTGTTATATTGTAAACACGTTTTACGTATGTATTACGGTTtagctttaaaatataattgcaATCTAATGTAATACCAATGGGTACAGATTATGATCACtgattaaatttattaaaagcaGAAGAACAAATATTGGTGCCTCTGATGCCTCTGCCTGGTGATTCCCAAAATAAATTTAGATTTCTTAAATGTTTGCTTAGCTGAGTTATAATAGAGAAACATTTGAATGATCATTATCCGTTTTCAGTTTTGAAACTGTTTGAAAAATACGCGCCATTAAGTGGCAAAAGTCTGGCAACCCCAAAACATTAATTTAGTTATAttataaatgatttaaaaaacgGTTACGATAAACAAATGTCAAATAATGTAAGCATTTTATTGTGTGTACTGTTTTTGAGCtaaaaagattaaaatatCCAGCTAAAAGTGAGCTGGAAATATGAG includes these proteins:
- the LOC119558410 gene encoding gametocyte-specific factor 1 homolog, whose translation is MVEDKAYYAVSGPNFEEYIVCPYDSVHRILPLRLTYHLVRCAKNYPSSKMVRCPFNTTHMHSVANMQKHVLECPNRSTLERYKMPDVLPPVEPRACEFTLESTEDWDAEPPVKTYNPRKYCERELIIRNPQGKQPAARREFRERERRRFLEKNKF
- the LOC119557033 gene encoding vitellogenin-3, which encodes MMSLRLCLLATCLLVAAHASKDGSNSQLKPTKWLTASELESVPSLNDITWERLENQPLEQGAHLMEQIYHVGQIKNDLTPSFVPSPSNVPVWIVKPNGQKVDCKLNNYVETAKAQPGFGEDEVTIVLTGLPQNSPAQKKAMRKLVQAYVQRYNLQQQQKNAQEQQQQLKSSDYDYTSSEETADQWKSAKTASGDLIIIDLGSTLTNFKRYAMLDVQNTGAMIGQTLIELTNKGVAQEIIHLIGQGISAHVAGAAGNKFTAQTGHKLRRITGLDPAKVLSKRPQTLGGLSRGDADFVDAIHTSTYAMGTPIRTGDVDFYPNGPSVGVPGAENVIEAVARATRYFAESVRPGSERNFPAVPANSLKQYKEQDGFGKRAYMGLQTDFDLRGDYILEVNPKSPFGQRSPAHKQTAYHGVHQAQN
- the LOC119558408 gene encoding probable RNA 3'-terminal phosphate cyclase-like protein, encoding MPPVAQEGNCLIYRGSNFLKQRLILSCLSGKPVKITLIRSEDEMQPGMREYEINLIRLLDKMTNGTKIELNPAGTSVMFTPGLLHGGQIHHDCCVQRGIGYYLDALIALGPFCKNSLNCTLRGVTNSKDSPSVDHIKGAALSLLKRFLLVDEGLELKVIRRGVAPLGGGEILFRCPVRKSLRAIQFQSQGMVKRIRGTVYACKVSPALANRTVEAAKGCMLKFLPDVYIYTDQNKGKMSGNSPGYGICLIAETTDGVCFAADCSSNTREESDTPSIPEDLGKEVAMRLLDEIYRGGCVDSSYQWLAALYIALGQKHVSKFLTGALSTYTVYFLQHLRDFFSITFKLENPEAEDEDEAGDVRGAQKVLMACVGIGYTNINKRVT